Within the Candidatus Methylomirabilota bacterium genome, the region AACATTACATCACCATTCCCCGACATAAGCATCTAAAGGTTGGAACCTTAAGTTCCATTCTCGGTGACGTAGCCTCTTACTTGGAGATGACGCGCGAAAATCTGGCGGGGGATCTGTTTGGGCGATGAGATATCGGCGCCACTCTCCGCTCTCAGCTCTGAACCATAAACCATGAACCCTGAACTGTCTGTAGGCTCTCTCTCGACTCTCAACTATCCGCTAATTAGTTGACACCAGGGCGGAAACCCCCT harbors:
- a CDS encoding type II toxin-antitoxin system HicA family toxin; amino-acid sequence: MKLPRDLSGIELASALRRYGYEITRQTGSHLRLTSTAKGTEHYITIPRHKHLKVGTLSSILGDVASYLEMTRENLAGDLFGR